The window GCCGCATTCAAGTGCTTCGTCGCACAGCATCTGCTCCAGTCCGGGGACGGTTGCGAGAAAGATTTCGAAGGTTTGGGGTTCATTCATAGATACGGGTCTAGTGCGTGGCGGGGCGGGCTGCACGTGGTTTTTGGAAACGTTGCCAAAATATAGCCGTGATTTGGGCTTAAGGCAGCAGGATGACATTTGCACAAACATACCGCGAAGAGCGGATGGTCAACCGCCGCTCACGGGCGCGCAAGGCACGTATCGCGGGGCGGATCATCGGATTTGGACTGTCTGCCTGTTTGATCTTGGCGTTGAGGACTGATCCGCAACTGCGCTCTATGGTGGATGATCTGGTACTCACGGTGATCGGCGCGAGTGATGAGCAGCGCGCTGCGGCTGCATTAAGCGGTTCGCAAGCTGCTGAAAGTGATGCGATCGGCAGCGAAGAGGCACGGACGCAGGAAAGTTCGGGTATCATGCGCATTCCTGCGACAACGCCAGCCGCCGACGAACATTCAGTTAGTAGCGGTGTTAAGATCAACCGCGGCATATCGGAATGAACGGCTAGGCCGGCTATATCCGGAATTTTGCCGGTATCCGTTAAGTCCATCCGGTTTCGTCGCGACGCGCCGAAAACCTGAGGACTTGTGCCGCCTTCGGTCTAGAACCACTGCCCAGGCTCCATCAATCCTAAATCCAGCAACTGCCGCGAGTGCCACTCAAACGGTGCCGAGTTGTGCCAAGTGAATGTATTGATGTCGTATCTGCTGCCCGGATTGGTCTTTAGCGCCTTTGCTGTGCGGAAAGAGCAGATCGTGGCGGTGATGTTGTGGTGCCATGGGCAGGCGAATGTGTTGTATTCTTCATCTGAAAAAGTGTGATCATCGCGCAGCTTGAGCCCTGGTTTGGCGCGGAAGATGCCGATGCGGTCAATCTTTCTGCGCGCGGGGGGCACGTGTTCTTCAAAGCGCCAGCGCAGCCCGCCGAAAAAGTCCAGCTGCCGCTCTTTCGGGTGGGAGTGGTTGGCGGCATCGGGTCGCGCAAGCGCGTAGTAGCCTGAGCGGTCCAGATGCGCACGCTCCAACGATACTGCGTGGGGATATGACTCAAGGTCATCGGCATAAAGGTCGATGATATAGGTGAGCATTGCATCGCGCCGTTCTTCGTTGTGAAAGGCAAGCATCTCTGTGATGGCGCGCGTCTCGCAGAACGGAAAGAACAGGTATTCGGCGTTGTAGCAGTAGAAAATCCACTGGCTCGGCGCGGCTTCGATGATCGCGTTTATGGCGTCTTCTGTCGCCCCGTCACGTGAGCAGTCATAGTCGACGCGGTGTACTGTTTCTTGCAAATCGCGAGGCAAGTCGAATTGGGCAGGCATCAGGGCCAGAACGTGCGTGAAACCTAGCTGGATATGATGTCGTAGGGTTGTATCGACCTCGATATCATCCTCAACCAACACAACCGCAAGCGGCCCTTTTGCAATGGCCGTGCTTTTTGCCGCGATAAGTTGATCAAGCGAGGTATAGCGCATCAGGTCCTGCATCATTGGGTTTTGGCGTAGAATCGGTTAAATCGCCGTGCATTGCAAGATGCTGCTGCCGCTGATAGTCCGCGCATCAACCCCTCACGCATAATAACCGCCAGGTCCATCCCATGTCTGATACGAAAACCGACGCTCCGAAAAAGCTCTTTATCAAGACCTATGGCTGTCAGATGAACGTCTATGACAGCGAACGGATGGCCGAGAGCCTTGAAGGGTATGTGCAGACAGACACTGCTGAAGACGCGGATATGATCCTGCTGAATACCTGCCATATCCGCGAAAAGGCGGCCGAAAAAGTGTATTCGGAACTGGGCCGGATGAAGCCTTTGAAAGACTTGAAGCCCGATCTTAAGATCGGGGTGACGGGATGTGTTGCGCAGGCCGAGGGGGCCGAGATCATGCGCCGCCAGCCTGCTGTGGATTTGGTTGTCGGTCCTCAATCCTATCACCGGCTGCCACAGATGGAGGCACGCGTGCGCGCAGGCCATACCGCGCTGGATACCGATTTCCCCGAAGAGGATAAGTTTGAACACCTCAAGGGGCGTACCAAAACGTTGCGCGCTCCGGCGGCTTTTTTGACCGTTCAGGAAGGCTGCGACAAATTCTGCGCCTTCTGTGTGGTGCCCTATACCCGCGGTGCCGAAGTATCGCGCCCTGCTGACCGCGTCTTGCGTGAAGCGCAAGAGCTGGTCGAACGGGGCGTTCGGGAGGTCACCTTGCTGGGCCAGAACGTCAACGCTTACCACGGCGGTATGACCTTGGCGCAACTGATCCGTGCGCTGGGCCAAATCGACGGGTTGGAGCGTATCCGCTATACCACCTCTCACCCCAACGACATGGATGATGATCTGATTGCCGCCCACGCGGACACGCCAAAGTTGATGCCTTATCTGCACCTTCCTGTGCAGTCCGGTTCTGACCGCATCTTGAAGCGGATGAACCGCAGTCACACCGCCGAAAGCTATCTGCGTTTGATTGAGCGGATCAGGGATGTGCGTCCCGATATCATGATGTCCGGCGACTTCATTGTAGGGTTCCCCGAAGAGACCGAGGCTGATTTCCAGGCAACGATGGATCTGGTAGAAGAGGTGGGCTACGGCTACGCTTATAGCTTCAAATATTCGACACGCCCCGGCACACCAGCAGCCGCGCGCCCGCAAGTTGACCCGGCTGAGGCCGACGAGCGCCTGCAACGTCTGCAAGCGCTCATCACGCGGCAGCAGCGTGCCATTCAAGAAAGCATGGTCGGCCGTGATGTGTCGGTTCTTGTTGAAAAGGCGGGGCGCAATTCTGGTCAGATGTTGGGTAAGTCCGAATATCTGCACTCGGTGCATATCGATGATGCAACGGCGCAAATTGGCGATGTCGTGCGCGTTCGTATAACCCGCGCAATGACCAATTCGCTTACCGCCGTTGAAATCTAGGTCTCTTAGAGGCGGACTTTTTACCTGTTTATGCCGCTTGTCCAATTGGACGGGTGCCGTGAGATGCCCGCTTAAATAGCAGTTTGTCCTGATTTTTGCACTGACGCCGAGCGGTTTTTCCGGGGCAAGGCGCCCGACCGCGCGAATAGGGGGCTAAATAGCGATAATCCTGTCTCGACACACCATATCTGCCATATTGTCCTTTCCACGGTGGAAAGTTTTGCCTAACTTAACAAAATATGGAGGCAGTTGCGTGTGTGTTGTGTCATGTGCGGTAGGCCCTCAGGGGAACAGAAAAAGGAAAAGAGCTGTGGTAAACACACTTTTCAAAACCATTCGTATCGCCGCAGGTGCCGCTCTTGTTGCGACACTGGCGCTGCAGGGCGCAGCAGTGAACGCCCAAACGCAATCGCAATCCGGTCGTGATAAAGGCCAGTACATTCCCACCATCTGGGTTGATCCAGACGGGTGCGAGCACTGGGTGATGGATGACGGTGTTGAAGGATACATGAGCCCGCACACCAACCGTCAGGGTATTCCGGTTTGTCACCGTGGTAATGTCTGCGGTGTGATGCAAAGCGATCAGTTCTTTGCCACAAACAGCGCCCGTATTTCCAAAAGCGGTCAGACCCGCCTGCGGAATTTCTTTACGAAAAACGAGGCTGTGAGCTATATCATCACCGGCCACACCGACAGCCGCGCATCCGATGCATACAACATGCGCCTGTCGCTGAACCGTGCTAACTCGGTTGCGAAAGTGGCCCAGTCCGCAGGCGCACGTATTGCCGATGTTCGCGGCTACGGAGAGCGTATGCCGGCCGCGTCGAACGGTACGACCTCTGGCATGGCAAAGAACCGCCGCGTCGAAATCATTTGTATTCGTTGAGGGAATAAGCACATGAAACTCTTCAAAATCACTGCGCTTGTTGGTCTGGCGACGCTTGTTACGGCTTGCGAAGATCTGCAAATGACCGAAAACGGTCCCGACAAAACCTTTGACCGTGGGCTTGATAAAAAGCACCTGAGCCAGCTTGAAGCGGGCATCTGGGTTGACCCGAACGGGTGTGACCACTGGATCATCGACGACGGTGTCGAAGGCTATCTGTCCGCGCGGCTGGATAAATACGGTAAGCCTGTCTGTTCCGGCGTAGCAGACCCTACGTATACCGCAGGTGACTTCAAGAAGGGCGCCACCGGCCTCATTGGCGACCCGGTCTGACATTGACCTGTGCGACACGATCTCGAGGGGCTGTAGTGTTTAACACTACGGCCCCTTTTTCTTTGCACCCACTGGCAATACCTGTGGGCACGCCCTATCTCTCAGTTCCCAGCGCTTGAAAGGACTTGCTTTTGCCCCCATCCGATCTGCTTACGCCTGAGACCGGCCCGCCTGGTCCCGTGCTTGATTTTCCCGACAACCGGTTGCTCATCGACCTGTGTGGTCCTTTTGATCAGCATCTGGCAGCCATCGAGAAGGCGCTGGATGTCCAGATAGTGCGGCGCGGCAATTTTCTGACATTGCTGGGTGAGGCCGCATCAACTGAGCGTGCAGCGCAAGTTCTGCAAGCGCTTTACGCACGTCTTGAAGGCGGTCGTGGTGTTGAACCTGCGGACGTGGATATGATCCTGCGAATGGGGACTTCTGGTGAGGGAACCGGCGTACGCGACGGCGACCAGATCGAGATGCCGATCAGTCAAGCCATCGAAATCCAGACCCGCAAGAAGCGGGTTGAACCGCGGACAGAGGCGCAAAAAGCATACGTGCAGGCCTTGTTCGACAGCGAGATGGCCTTTGGCATTGGACCCGCAGGCACGGGCAAGACCTATCTTGCTGTGGCGGTGGGGGTGTCGATGTTTTTGTCAGGTAAGGTTGACAAGATCATCCTCAGCCGCCCCGCAGTAGAGGCGGGTGAGAGGCTGGGCTTTTTGCCAGGCACGCAGGATGAAAAGATCGATCCTTACATGCAGCCGCTTTACGATGCGCTGAATGATTTCCTGCCGGGCAAACAACTGGCCAAACTGCGCGAAGAAAAGACGATCGAGATCGCGCCGCTGGCATTCATGCGCGGGCGTACGCTGTCCAACGCATTCGTTGTACTGGACGAGGCGCAAAACGCTACCACGATGCAGATGAAGATGTTTTTGACGCGTCTCGGGCGTGGGTCGCGCATGGTGATCACTGGCGACCGCACCCAGATCGATTTGCCGCGCGGTCAGGCGTCTGGCCTTGCTGATGCGGAACGTTTGTTGCACAAGATTCCGAAAATCAGCTTCAACTATTTCACGTCTAAAGATGTGGTGCGCCATCCGTTAGTTGCGGCCATCATCGAGGCGTATGAAGTGGAAGCCGAACGCGCGCTGCACCCCGACGGATAGATCACTTTGGATACGCTTGATATTGTGATTGAGGCCCCCATTTGGGAGGCTGACCCGCTCACTGCGCTGGCAACAGCCGCAGTGCGCGCTGCTTTGCACCATGTGCACATTGACCCAGACGATTGTGAGGTCACCTTGCTAGCCTGTGATGACACGCGGATTGCCGAACTCAATGCCGAGTTTCGTGGCAAGCCGACTCCGACAAATGTGCTGAGCTGGCCCGCTCAATCGCTTGCTCCGCCCGCCGAAGGGCAGACGCCGCCAGCACCCGAAGCGGGCTTCGACGGGATGATCGAACTGGGCGATATAGCGCTGAGTTATGACACATGTGCGCGTGAAGCTGTCGAATCAGGCAAGCCTTTCGCAGACCACCTGACCCACCTAAT is drawn from Sulfitobacter sp. S223 and contains these coding sequences:
- a CDS encoding glycosyltransferase family 2 protein → MRYTSLDQLIAAKSTAIAKGPLAVVLVEDDIEVDTTLRHHIQLGFTHVLALMPAQFDLPRDLQETVHRVDYDCSRDGATEDAINAIIEAAPSQWIFYCYNAEYLFFPFCETRAITEMLAFHNEERRDAMLTYIIDLYADDLESYPHAVSLERAHLDRSGYYALARPDAANHSHPKERQLDFFGGLRWRFEEHVPPARRKIDRIGIFRAKPGLKLRDDHTFSDEEYNTFACPWHHNITATICSFRTAKALKTNPGSRYDINTFTWHNSAPFEWHSRQLLDLGLMEPGQWF
- the miaB gene encoding tRNA (N6-isopentenyl adenosine(37)-C2)-methylthiotransferase MiaB, with protein sequence MSDTKTDAPKKLFIKTYGCQMNVYDSERMAESLEGYVQTDTAEDADMILLNTCHIREKAAEKVYSELGRMKPLKDLKPDLKIGVTGCVAQAEGAEIMRRQPAVDLVVGPQSYHRLPQMEARVRAGHTALDTDFPEEDKFEHLKGRTKTLRAPAAFLTVQEGCDKFCAFCVVPYTRGAEVSRPADRVLREAQELVERGVREVTLLGQNVNAYHGGMTLAQLIRALGQIDGLERIRYTTSHPNDMDDDLIAAHADTPKLMPYLHLPVQSGSDRILKRMNRSHTAESYLRLIERIRDVRPDIMMSGDFIVGFPEETEADFQATMDLVEEVGYGYAYSFKYSTRPGTPAAARPQVDPAEADERLQRLQALITRQQRAIQESMVGRDVSVLVEKAGRNSGQMLGKSEYLHSVHIDDATAQIGDVVRVRITRAMTNSLTAVEI
- a CDS encoding OmpA family protein, which gives rise to MVNTLFKTIRIAAGAALVATLALQGAAVNAQTQSQSGRDKGQYIPTIWVDPDGCEHWVMDDGVEGYMSPHTNRQGIPVCHRGNVCGVMQSDQFFATNSARISKSGQTRLRNFFTKNEAVSYIITGHTDSRASDAYNMRLSLNRANSVAKVAQSAGARIADVRGYGERMPAASNGTTSGMAKNRRVEIICIR
- a CDS encoding PhoH family protein; the protein is MPPSDLLTPETGPPGPVLDFPDNRLLIDLCGPFDQHLAAIEKALDVQIVRRGNFLTLLGEAASTERAAQVLQALYARLEGGRGVEPADVDMILRMGTSGEGTGVRDGDQIEMPISQAIEIQTRKKRVEPRTEAQKAYVQALFDSEMAFGIGPAGTGKTYLAVAVGVSMFLSGKVDKIILSRPAVEAGERLGFLPGTQDEKIDPYMQPLYDALNDFLPGKQLAKLREEKTIEIAPLAFMRGRTLSNAFVVLDEAQNATTMQMKMFLTRLGRGSRMVITGDRTQIDLPRGQASGLADAERLLHKIPKISFNYFTSKDVVRHPLVAAIIEAYEVEAERALHPDG
- the ybeY gene encoding rRNA maturation RNase YbeY, whose product is MDTLDIVIEAPIWEADPLTALATAAVRAALHHVHIDPDDCEVTLLACDDTRIAELNAEFRGKPTPTNVLSWPAQSLAPPAEGQTPPAPEAGFDGMIELGDIALSYDTCAREAVESGKPFADHLTHLIVHGVLHLLGYDHETDGDAALMEGLEVEILGNLGLDDPYNADDKITGATVAPFPKTGPNGRH